The Gemmatimonadota bacterium genome segment CTTGGCATTGGTCGGGTCGGCTTCCGAGAAGCAGACGGCACCGAGCGCACCCTCGCCATCAGCGGTGGATTCGCCAATGTATCGGGTGACGGAGCAACCATCCTGGCAGAAGCAGCCGAATTTGGCGATGAGATCGACATAGAACGCGCGCGCGCTGCGCGAGATCGGGCACAAGAGCGACTGGACAATCGCACGCCAGACGTAGATGTGGAACGCGCACAAAATGCACTGGCACGGTCGTTTATGCGGCTGCGCGTGTCAGGCGTTGAGTAATATCTTCAGAAATAGGAATGAAAAAGCACGCTCTGTTTAGAGCGTGCTTTTTTTTAACAGGATGACTATTTTTATTTTTATATAAATACCAAACCTGTGTATTCACGACGATTGAAAGGAAAAAAATTAAACATGCCTGATATTGCGCGAC includes the following:
- a CDS encoding F0F1 ATP synthase subunit epsilon, encoding MATFQLDIVTPEKTVYSGEIEHFQAPGLDGSFGVLARHQPLLAALGIGRVGFREADGTERTLAISGGFANVSGDGATILAEAAEFGDEIDIERARAARDRAQERLDNRTPDVDVERAQNALARSFMRLRVSGVE